One genomic window of Arvicola amphibius chromosome 4, mArvAmp1.2, whole genome shotgun sequence includes the following:
- the LOC119811642 gene encoding sperm-associated antigen 11 yields the protein MNVLLFFAVFFCLVQGNSGDIPPGIRNTICLMQYGHCRLFMCRSGERRGEICSDPWNRCCIPSSLENRRQMT from the exons ATGAACGTCTTGTTattctttgctgttttcttctgcttgGTCCAAGGAAACTCAG GAGACATTCCACCCGGAATCAGAAATACTATCTGCCTCATGCAGTATGGCCACTGCAGACTTTTTATGTGCCGTTCTGGTGAAAGAAGGGGGGAAATCTGCTCTGATCCCTGGAACAGATGCTGCATTCCCAGTTCCCTTGAAAACAGAAGACAGATGACATAG